Part of the Aquarana catesbeiana isolate 2022-GZ linkage group LG12, ASM4218655v1, whole genome shotgun sequence genome, ggttgTTAATAAATGTGGCCAGTTCACCCCAATCTGTAATGTATTATTTTGGGGGGATGCTGTTGTGTGATTGTAACATCAAATGGCAGTGTGCATGGTttgcttaaagggttagttcacctttaccaaaaatctgcctatgcagataagtgggcatctgtagataaaaacaaactgtgcagctatgTCTAGaactgaataatgcccttgctataggcataggccatgggtgctcaacctgtggccccccagtcgtgcaatacctcatgggacttgtagttttgcaacagctgaagggccacaggttgagcacccatggtgtagGCTATTTACgcacctcctgaagcctgactggaatactcccaggatggtattaaaacagagctccacccaaaagggaaagctccttttatctgcctcctcccccttccactgccacatttggcaccttttgggaggagcaggtacctggttttcacaggtacccgctcccacttccagctcagttTGCCGTGGTGAAGTGAGCCGGAAGTTCGGCTCCCTCCTCCCGCAACCAGCCCATTGAGAAAGCTCAGTGCCATTCATGCATGCGCtttaggaaaccggctgtgaagtcgcaaggcttcactgccagtctcTCTCAGCTAGAATGGCGGCTGCAGCACCTGAGGGCCGAGTCAAGAAGGACACccctggatgcctggacaggtaagtaccctaacagtaaaagtcagcagctatagtatttgtagctggtgactttaattttttgggggggcctcGCTTACCGAccgactcctgtacatatacgtcagcactttgaagagggatatctcggtaacggcagcagctgctgccacaaccatggtatccatctttacaggagccggttctgtgtacgataatggtggtctctgcgacgGGTTCGCCGCacgatcaccgttatcggcggagggagaggtgccaccccccctcctgccgctctcccacactctccgccgcttaccggagccatcagtagcggcggaggcgatcaggaccTTTCTGtgctgtggtatggagacgagtgaggctaagatggccgccacccgtctgcataccgtcattacgtcagctccgcccactttttttaaaggcatattttttttatgtaattttttcaaacgactttttttttttttttttttgcattttagtccaaatatgagatctgaggaaaagtaatccaaatttaaaaaaaaaaaaaaagtgcaaaaataaatgtaataaaataaaataaataagaaaaaaaaattttttaaagcgtcctgtcccgatgagctcgcgcagaagcgacgcatacgtgagtagtgcccgcatatgaaaacggtggtcaaaccacacatgtgaggtatcgtggtGACTGGtagagcaagagtaataattctagccctagacctcctctgtagcgcaaaacatgcaacctgtagaattttttaaacgttgcctatggagatttgtaagggtaaaagtttgacgccattccacgagcgggcgcaattttgaagcgtgacatgttgggtatcaatttacttggcgtaacattatatttcacaatataaaaaaaaattgggctaactttactgttgtcttatttttttattcaaaaaagtgaattttttcccaaaaaagtgcgcttataagaccgctgcgcaaatacggtgcaaaaaaaagtattgcaatgaccgccattttattctcatgggtgttagaaaaaaaacaatatataatgtttgggggttctaagtaattttctagcaaaaaaacctgttttaaacatgtaaacacctaaaatccaaaacgaggctagtccttaagtggttaagtgaggcctagtcattactgctcacctccaccatcacaggactgagctctcaaacgctgagctcagagctactgcgtcAGGGGAGAGAATGAATATGTGAGGGGATTTGAATCAGAGAAAAGGAAAATTCCTGTGAtggtggcagtgatcagcaatgactaggcctcacttagcaacgtcctgggagtattctaaTCAGTCTTCAtgtggtatgtaaatggcctacacctatactgtagcaagggcattatccaactaTATTCAGCGCTGCACatattgtttttatctacagataccCGTTCTCTGTAAAATCCCCTCCTTATATGTGAAATCtcctccaccattactagtaaaaaaaaatgaaatagataaaaattccagtatacatctcatagtttgtagatgctgtaacttttgcacaaagcaatcattatacacttattgggattttttttaatcaataatatgtagcagaatacatattggcctaaaattatcaagaaattcgattttttttacattttttccattggatatgttttatagcagaaagtaaaaaataaaaaaatattgttttttttttgttttttttttaaattgtcagtctttttttgtttacagggcaaaaaaaaaaaaaaaaaaaatgcagtggtgatcaaataccaccgagagaaagctctacttgtgagaaaaaaaaaggtcatacattttatttgggtacagtgtcgcacaaccagtaacgcagtgccgtttagcaaaaaatggcctggtcatgaaggggtagcAAATCTGAATCtaaatgaaaaagtattcataccttttgaaattttccacatttcgtcatgttacaaccaaaaacgtaaatgtattttattgggattttatgtgatagaccaacacaaagtggtacataattgtgaagtggaaggatttAGGGCCCAATTGGCCTAGTCTTTGGCAATCTAGGATGATAAACCCCTCTTGTTACTGGGACTTTACAACAACGCAAATATATgaacaaatttacaaaaatgtcTGCAATCTTTCTTTGTACAAAATTTTAAAAGCTATTTAAGACCATACAGATTGATTACGGTTGTTAATTCATAAAATGTACATCACAGTATGAACCAATAAAGTGAGACATTCCTAAATCTGTCGTCAATAGATTTTAAAATTCCCCAAAATTTTGAagcaatgagaaaaaaaatgtttttctttgtttttctggaaaaaattaaaattttcgggaaaaaaaaaaaattcagtgtatTGTAgtttacaaattgaaagtcattttgttacactgggaaggtgaaatgcaATTTATAttaaagtattatgcttgaaataaatgTACAGCtttttcagtaaataaactaaacttgctttttaaacttgtattttttatttcaaattaatAACAAGAACTGTATATGTTAAGAACACTTaaactatacatgagaacaggtgaCCACCCCTTTCTCGTACAATAATGTAAATGCTTCCTACCAATATGTATTTTctgttattgacaatgctgatccagaagcatatattgagATTGTGTATTTTTGTGAGGCCGTGATTTGCAACACTTCCTTAcgtgaagatgctgctggtgaagaaacactttgaggttgatttcttgaaaaatggagagtgcaaaatctggtgaaactgtgcatggtagccaatcagcttctaacttcagcttgttcaattaagtttaacaaaaaaacaaacaaactggaagctgattgattccTATGCATGgcagcaccatattttgcactctctatATTCCAAATGGAATAACAAGAACTGTATATGTTAAGAACACCTAAACTATccatgagaacaggtaaccaccccTTTCTCGTACAATAAtgtaaaagcttcctgccaatatgtattttcagttattgacagtgctgatccagaagcatatattgagATTGTGTATTTTTATGAGGCCGTGATTTGCAACACTTCCTTAcgtgaagatgctgctggtgaagaaacactttgaggttgatttactgaaaaatggagagtgcaaaatctggtgaaactgtgcatggtagccaatcagcttctaacttcagcttgttcaattaagtttaacaaaaaaacaaacaaactggaagctgattgattccTATTCATGACAGCACCATAtacgctctagttttagtaaatcaaccccgttgtgatgatccagaagcggCTGAAAGAGTGTTACTGTAATgggaactctggagggaaaagctactcgcactttcattctggtcctcatcattttattccataaattattttttagTGTCTTTAGAGCACcctttgtcatccttgtagcatttggaaaagaatatttcttctcataatatttgcaaattgcagctttgctctcagaaAAGAGAATCCAATTTACTGATcagactataggtaaacattatgttgtgatggtggagaacattaattggaatcatttaaaggttaaataagataaactaatttgtcagtcAAATGTACCCTTACCTGTGAAgtaaggcctgagaggacagaaactatcatctactgtattcCAACAACCCCCCCAACGGTAGGAgatacaagatggagcccacaagcaaactaaactggagatTTTCCCCCTAGCGGCAGAAATACATGTTTctcctgtttgagaactgcattaaaaagtacagtgttacttgaactcTATTCAacgatttgcttgtcttcagatgagagaacttgcaataatttaagactttacatgtTATATATTTTAAAACCATGTCATACTGTAGATTTATTActtattgtaaaagaacatattgcacacattttttccccaattttcccagaaaaaaaaacggctttgaaaaaaaacttgttttttttcccactttttcagtttttttttccaggccttcccatctctagtTGTCAGCACTGGACCGAAGAACTTAAAAAAAATTCTATGACAGAAACACCCTACACgttttaaaatacaaatttcttttttcttcctccacCACATTTGTATTACACACTATGTACTTCAAAACGCGTTGTCACAGAAATTTTTCAAGTTATTCCGTCCATTGTTGATAACAGATGTAGGAATATCTCACTTTATTCGTTCATACTGTGATGTTGTAGGTTATATGAATGAACAGCCGTAACCAATCTgcatgattttattatttttaaaaaattttgtgcaAATAAAGATTGCAGACATCTTTGTAATTTGTTTACATAATTGCGTTACTGTAAAATTCCACAAACAAAAGGGGTTTATTGTCCTATATGTACTGTATAGGGATGATGGCAACATAAATGTAAGCTGCCTATCTGATTTATTATTGTCTAGTCTTTGGCAACAATTGGCCCATGTATGGGCTCCAAGGGCTTGTTAAGGCAACATGGAAGCTGAAGCAGCTGCTTTACTGCTTTGCTTTCTCCTTATGAATGAGAGGCTTCATTTATCTTGATGGATAAATGGAGCTGGAATTCAGTCACAGCTTGCCTGAGAACAGAATCAAATATCAGTGTACGCAGAGATACATTTCCTGACCAATAATGCCCACCCTACATTTAGCCCTGCAAGTGAGTTGCTGTATTTTCTGCTGGTGAAGAATTGTGGGATGCTGATCAACTGACATACCAATTGGTTAGTAAAATATCAGAGGGGTGAATCAAGGCTTTGTTTTGGTTATGTAATATAAAATCTACCTCTACATAATCATGTTGTCAGTTGCCGCTGGTGCTTGAAAATACTTAATATATATTTCCCCTTTTGGAAAATAAATGTCTAGTCAAATCACAGTATAGGAAAATAGTTGTATCTCATGCATATGGCATACAAAAGAAGGGACACAACTTAACTGGATGTGCTCAGAGAAGATGAAAAAGCATATGTTCTGATCTTTGTGTATTAGGAGGAGGTGAAAAGTACCTGTGTATTTACAGAAGAGAGGTTTCCTGATATttgtgtattaggaggaggaggagaggggtggcctgataactgcatagttgccaacattgtaaaaaatgtataaggACATTTTTTTGTCTGtgggtggagtcttattataattagggggcggggcatgcattttaAGGTGTGGTGTAGAGGGGGAAGAAAAATGCGGCGTGCGCCGATGcgaaaaaatgggtgtggtttcaatggaatagtgggcgtggcttaaaggggtatggtctgagtctgagatgaatgagggatggagggagaaagaaagaaatagggagagagggaaggagagagaaggaaggaaagaaagagggatgagggacagcaggcccagatcctacaccacaatagaaatatgtgtattccatatagtttaacaattagcagataaagatactccaaacacctggtgttagtgcttcgaTTATCCAGCACCATGGCTGTTATGGTGtgtggatgattgaagcgcattattattattattattacattgtaatataaaatgaaatagttcaactcaccataatgtagaatcagtgggagccccgagcatgtcccctgccaccagatgccatcaggtatccccagtggagtccctccttccatcaggcattcccagtagagtccctgcttccatcaggcattcccagcagagtccctccttacaacaggtgccccccagaggagtctgtccttacatcaggcattcccagcagagtgcctccttacatcaggtgtccccagcggagtgcctccttacatcaggcattcccagtagagtccctccttccatcaggcattcccagcagagtccatccttacatcaggtgtccccaacggagtgcctccttacatcgggtgtccccagtgcagttcctccttacatcaggtgtccccagcggagtgcctccttacatcaggtgtccccagtacagtacctcttacatcaggtgtccccagcggagtgcctcttacatcaggtgtccccagtggagtgcctcttacatcaggtgctccctgcggtcagtgttcccagcagagtgcctcttacatcaggtgtccccagcagagtgcctcttacagaTTGGTGTGTTCTGTCACAAGCTCCAACCTACTCCACAGCCGAGACGGAGGGTGGGCTGCAGCTCCAGGTGTCTCCTCTCGTTcctcgtgttcagtggagaggggaggggctgatccgTGCAGGTTAACGCCGGTTCAGTGTGCAGGAGAATtatgaagagagaagccgattcattggctgcacgaattgagccccctcccctctccactgaacacaaggggaaagagatcaagcggccattttgttggagtcagAACTACTGCTGagccaaaaacattcccgatttccctggacaaaggcaaaatcctgaATCGGGGCGGCCTccgattgggacgagggtcccaaaatctggattgtcctgggaaaatcgggactgttggcaactatgtaactgTATCTGTGTATTAGGAGACATGAAGAAGTATGTGCCCCTACATTTGTTTAtaaggaggaggggagaggtaaGTATCCTGACATCTGTGTATAGGAAGGTGCAGTCTGTACTTCCACTGAAGGCGGCACTCAACCGCAGTGACAATGCAGATGGGAGAGAACGTTGAGAGAAGCTGGGTTTCTCTATGACTTCCTCGGTCATCAGGTGCAGTGACCTGGTTTGATGCACATGCACCATGTGACCCCGGAGTCCATATTCCCTTGGAATTGGCACGTTTTATGTGAGTAAACGGGGTGAGGACAGGTTCCCCGTGTGTCAAGGAGAGTGCCAGTGATATGGAGAGATTCCTGAGAAATAGGGAGAGAGCAGGGACCGTGTCTACCTTCTAGGAAACTACTTCCCTGGGTCGGTCCAGCCAGGCCGCAGTTCACTCCTTGTGACAGACGTGGTCGGCATCCCTTGTCTTCAGATTGCTGTCTCCCTACAGCACAGTTGTAAGTAGCACCTGACAAGTGAGCTTCCCTGCTGGACCTGTTTGTACTGTTAAACTGCTGTTTCAATACAACATTATTTACAAATGgggactctgtgtgtttactgcctACCACACCACACTGCACCCAACATGTGTATTAGGAAAAGGGGAAAGGTAAGTGTTCTGACATCTGCGTATTAGGCAGAAGAGATATATGTCTGGGTATCTTTATATTAGTATGAGAGGGAAGGTACTTGTCATGATATCTGCATTAGGAGATAGGGAGTGATATGTGTCATGATATCAATATCTTAAGAAGAGTGGAAAGGTATACATTCTTTTATCAGTGCATTATGAAGAGTGGAGAGTTATATGTCCTTATATCCTTGCATTAGAAGCATGGAAGAAATATGTGTCCTTATGTCAATGCATTAGGAAGAGTGGAGAGATATATGTCCTGATACCAATGCATTAGAAGGATGGAAGAGGTATATGTCCTTATAACAGAGCATTAGGAAGAGTGGAGATGCATGTGTTCTGATATCAATGCATTAAAAGAATGGCAGAGGTATGTGTCCTTATATCAGTGCATTAGGAAAAATGACCAGGTATGTGTCTTGATATCAATGCATtaggaagagtggagaggtacaTGTCCATATACCATTGCATTGAAAGGATGGAAGTATGTGTCCTGATATCTTGTAATGTCATTTTGCCCGTGTAATATCATGCATGCTACTATACTTACTCCTTGGTTCCTTTGTTGCAGGCTTCATATGAACACCCAATAAGTCCAGAGCATCATCTTTCCAACCACCTCTCTCTTGAGTATGCTGCTGGCCGGCCATGCCTTTCTTGGACTGGTACCTCCGGCGCTCATTAGCAACATGGCTATTGTTACACAGCTTGGTCCTTATGTCCCTCTGCTTCCAGTCAGCTACGACTTTCCCCAAGGGCTGTCATGCCTCCCAGGAGGATGGCTACAAGACTTTGCGTTGCAGCAATGCTCAGCTTACAGAAGTACCCAAAGacattcccaatgacaccaacagacTGTACCTAGACTTCAATCAGATCACCTACCTCCCATCAGATTCTTTCCGCAATCTCCCTGTTCTTATGGAGCTAGACCTGTCCCACAATTTCCTGGGTCGTTTGGATGTTACAGCTTTCAGGAGCTTAAGTGACCATTTACACTCCTTAGACCTGTCTTCCAACAAACTAGTGTCTGTCAATAAGGAGGTCTTTGCTAACCTTAAAGCAAGAACAAATCTTTCTGGCAACCCTTGGATGTGTGACTGTGATCTTCAAGAACTCATAAGGATGGTAGAGTTGGACCCCAGTTCATCCAGTGGAATTGTGTGTGCTAGTTCTGTACTGGAGGAACATGCTGGCAAGCCCTTCCTTCAAGTGGTCAAAGATATTGACCTGTGCAATGCTTATAAGAAAACCACGGACGTGGCCATGCTTGTCACGATGTTTGGTTGGTTTGCCATGGTCATTTCCTACTTGGTGTATTATGTACGTCAAAACCAGGAGGATGCTCGACGTCATCTGGAGTACCTTAAATCCCTGCCCAGCAAGCAGAAGAACACAGAGGAGCCCTCAACACTTAGCACTGTGGTTTGACCTGTGGACAGAGCATAGAACTTTATATTTATGGACAGGTCACTTAGATAAAGTATAAACTTATTTATCTTTTGCTATTTACAACTTTAATACTTTTTGGCTTAAATATCCTCCTATTGAAACATCCAGGTGGGAAAAAAGAATAGCGATTGATCAATTGATTTGTACAgtcaatataatttttttagtaAGGATGATCCTTGACCCTGGTTAAATATTTTAAAGAACACCTAGCTTATGTAAACTGAATATGGTATAATCTAGACATGGAATAAATTAAATGTCAGAGTGAGCAgaaagaatatgaaaaaaaaactactggGCATATTATGGCCATAAATGTTCTGGTTCTCCTCTCAT contains:
- the LRRC3C gene encoding leucine-rich repeat-containing protein 3C, which translates into the protein MPFLDWYLRRSLATWLLLHSLVLMSLCFQSATTFPKGCHASQEDGYKTLRCSNAQLTEVPKDIPNDTNRLYLDFNQITYLPSDSFRNLPVLMELDLSHNFLGRLDVTAFRSLSDHLHSLDLSSNKLVSVNKEVFANLKARTNLSGNPWMCDCDLQELIRMVELDPSSSSGIVCASSVLEEHAGKPFLQVVKDIDLCNAYKKTTDVAMLVTMFGWFAMVISYLVYYVRQNQEDARRHLEYLKSLPSKQKNTEEPSTLSTVV